In Salarias fasciatus chromosome 20, fSalaFa1.1, whole genome shotgun sequence, a single window of DNA contains:
- the sypb gene encoding synaptophysin b: MDVVNQLVAQGQFTIIKQPLGFIKVLQWIFAIFAFSTCGSYSGMFKLSVECKNREESNLAIEVQFDYPFRLHQVYFDAPTCKGENEERLFLVGDYSSSAEFFVTIGVFSFLYSMAALSVYCFILEKYRENNKGAQIDFVVTAVFAFMWLVSSCAWAKGLSDVKTATDPERVITLISACDEPENRCREVYDPKVSGLNTSVAFGFINLILWVGNLWFVFKETGWMAAFAGTYVPSQEKQPAPDSFGQGGYGQQDPYAGSQGGYQPEYGQQGGYNEDGGYSQGYEQQPTSYSNQM, encoded by the exons CTGGTGGCCCAAGGGCAGTTCACAATAATCAAACAACCACTGGGATTTATAAAAGTTCTACAGTGG atcTTTGCAATCTTCGCCTTCTCCACATGCGGCAGTTACAGTGGCATGTTCAAGTTGAGCGTGGAGTGTAAAAACCGGGAAGAAAGCAACTTAGCCATAGAAGTACAATTTGATTATCCATTCAG GCTCCATCAGGTTTACTTCGATGCCCCCACCTGTAAGGGAGAAAATGAGGAGCGTCTTTTCCTGGTCGGGGACTACTCCTCCTCGGCTGAGTTCTTCGTCACCATCGGTGTCTTTTCCTTCCTCTACTCTATGGCAGCTCTCTCCGTATACTGCTTCATCCTGGAGAAGTACCGCGAAAACAACAAAGGGGCTCAAATC GACTTTGTCGTGACGGCGGTATTCGCCTTCATGTGGCTGGTGTCTTCATGTGCTTGGGCTAAAGGCCTGTCGGACGTGAAAACAGCCACTGATCCAGAGAGGGTCATCACTCTAATCTCAGCCTGCGATGAACCAGAGAACCGCTGCCGTGAGGTGTACGACCCTAAGGTCTCCGGCCTCAACACCTCCGTG GCTTTTGGCTTCATCAACCTGATCCTGTGGGTGGGAAACCTGTGGTTCGTCTTCAAAGAGACCGGCTGGATGGCCGCCTTTGCCGGAACGTACGTCCCGTCGCAGGAGAAGCAGCCCGCCCCTGACTCCTTTGGCCAGGGAGGCTACGGACAGCAGGACCCCTACGCCGGCTCCCAGGGAGGCTACCAGCCCGAGTACGGCCAGCAGGGAGGCTACAACGAGGACGGAGGCTACAGCCAGGGCTAtgagcagcagcccacctcctACTCCAATCAAATGTGA